A stretch of the Capsicum annuum cultivar UCD-10X-F1 chromosome 8, UCD10Xv1.1, whole genome shotgun sequence genome encodes the following:
- the LOC107839947 gene encoding pathogenesis-related thaumatin-like protein 3.5, giving the protein MASHFTSSSSVWFLLIAIAFGLKSSESANITIINYCKETVWPGITPKNNFSGDGFELKQGQSAVFIAPAGWSGRIWGRTGCDFDKNDNGTCQTGRCGTGLKCREPGQPPASIAEFTLGDTDFYDVSLVDGFNLPIVVKPVNGKGNCSSVGCDSDLRPNCPSELALKSEGKTIACRSACNIFNTDEYCCRGTFSSPVSCLPTNYSRIFKTACPEAYSFAFDDPTSIITCSSTDYVVSFCSSRNQTQCTNHGKNVTCNGAYGLKSLFETRHILMVGLTTVISLGGVMF; this is encoded by the exons ATGGCTTCCCACTTCACTTCATCTTCCAGTGTTTGGTTTCTCTTGATTGCTATTGCCTTTG GGCTAAAGTCGTCCGAGAGTGCAAATATTACCATTATAAACTATTGTAAAGAGACAGTATGGCCTGGAATTACACCTAAAAACAATTTCAGTGGAGATGGTTTTGAGCTGAAACAAGGCCAGTCTGCTGTTTTTATCGCCCCGGCCGGGTGGAGTGGCCGTATATGGGGTCGAACCGGGTGTGACTTTGACAAGAACGATAATGGTACGTGCCAAACCGGTAGGTGTGGGACCGGTCTAAAATGTAGAGAACCGGGTCAGCCTCCAGCTTCAATTGCCGAATTTACCCTTGGAGATACTGACTTTTACGACGTTAGCCTTGTGGATGGGTTCAACTTGCCTATAGTAGTAAAACCTGTTAATGGCAAAGGAAATTGCAGTTCTGTTGGCTGTGACAGTGATCTCAGGCCAAATTGCCCTTCTGAGCTAGCTCTCAAGTCGGAAGGCAAGACGATCGCCTGCCGGAGCGCGTGTAACATCTTCAATACCGATGAATATTGCTGTAGGGGTACATTTAGTAGTCCAGTTTCATGTTTGCCTACAAACTATTCAAGGATTTTCAAGACAGCATGCCCTGAGGCTTATAGCTTTGCCTTTGATGACCCAACTAGTATCATCACTTGCTCTTCCACTGACTATGTTGTCTCATTTTGTTCTTCAAG GAACCAGACACAGTGCACAAATCATGGCAAAAATGTGACTTGTAATGGAGCATATGGATTGAAGTCACTCTTTGAAACAAGGCATATACTGATGGTTGGCTTGACAACAGTGATTAGTCTTGGAGGAGTGATGTTTTGA
- the LOC107839948 gene encoding elongation of fatty acids protein 3-like, with protein METTLLSTINYYLVNHPTITHFQWNQNSTFGSSPLFLTLTVLAYLTLTFTFHHFPLLPTLSPTSLRFISAVHNLFLFLLSLIMAVGCSLSALHQMPKNDFTWIVCFPVDQTPQHGPVFFWAYVFYFSKILEFLDTLLIILSGSRSRRLSFLHVYHHAAVVVMCYIWLSDSQTLFPVALVTNASVHVLMYAYYFLCTLGFRPWWKRLVTNCQIVQFVFSFLISGLMLYYHFAGSGCSGIKGWCFNAVFNASLLALFIDFHSKNYAKKRKDVNKNKLS; from the coding sequence ATGGAAACAACTCTCCTTTCCACCATTAACTACTATCTAGTCAATCATCCAACCATCACCCATTTCCAATGGAACCAAAACTCCACATTTGGTTCATCACCTCTTTTCCTCACTCTCACTGTCCTCGCTTACCTCACTCTCACTTTCACTTTCCATCACTTCCCTCTCCTCCCTACACTCTCCCCCACCTCCCTCCGCTTCATCTCCGCCGTCCACaacctcttcctcttcctcctctccTTGATCATGGCCGTTGGTTGCTCACTCTCCGCCCTCCACCAAATGCCAAAAAATGATTTCACTTGGATCGTTTGCTTTCCAGTCGATCAAACTCCTCAACATGGACCCGTATTTTTCTGGGCTTACGTATTCTATTTCTccaagattcttgaatttctagACACCCTTTTGATCATTCTAAGTGGGTCTCGATCTAGACGGCTGTCGTTCCTCCATGTCTACCACCATGCTGCGGTGGTCGTCATGTGTTATATATGGCTGTCCGACTCACAGACGCTGTTTCCGGTGGCGCTTGTTACCAATGCTTCGGTTCATGTACTAATGTACGCTTATTACTTTCTGTGTACCTTGGGATTTCGTCCATGGTGGAAGAGATTGGTCACTAACTGTCAGATTGTCCAGTTCGTTTTCAGTTTCTTGATTTCGGGTTTGATGTTGTATTATCACTTTGCCGGGTCGGGTTGCTCCGGGATCAAAGGATGGTGCTTCAATGCTGTTTTCAATGCTTCTCTTTTGGCACTCTTCATTGATTTTCATTCCAAGAACTATGCAAAGAAGAGGAAAGATGTTAACAAGAATAAGCTGTCATGA
- the LOC107839944 gene encoding protein RETICULATA-RELATED 1, chloroplastic produces the protein MSHAIFQTSQIMPINNTQIIPSSKPLFPPLLCRPFRPCKVGKIGVIKATASPAVDGDPISGLERCFLDSPALDYPSSSSSSSVVYAPVMKGKQYGSLGSVTLEKSKLDLSQKQQTRSSPELATGGGGGNMGKNLNHGGGDGGDDGGDDDDYFDDFDDGDEGDEGGLFRRRMMLQELFDRKFVDAVLNEWQKTMIDLPPGLRQAYEMGLVSSAQLVKFLAYNARPTVARFISRLLPEGLSRAFNGRKIADPAFLNKLLLEQATTIGCSVWWEVKNRKERIKQEWDLALLNVLTATACNAAVFWTLAPCQSYGNTFRYDLQNTLQKLPNNIFEKSYPLREFDLQKRVHSFFYKAAELCMLGLSAGAVQGALSNLLASKKEGRLSVSIPSVSSNALGYGAFLGVYANLRYQLLNGFDRAVFNYFDVIGVAVAFSTAMRVLNVQVGETSRLAWLGVEVDPLAHSDDVLKAYSRPTEGGLEQSSSKWFISKNAIVSGLGLLGIKQGLSDSTAEGETPVPKARRKRIVRKKVAS, from the exons atgtCTCACGCAATATTTCAAACATCACAAATCATGCCTATCAATAATACCCAAATCATCCCTTCCTCTAAACCCTTGTTTCCCCCTTTACTCTGTCGCCCTTTTAGACCCTGTAAGGTTGGTAAAATCGGGGTTATCAAGGCTACTGCTTCTCCGGCAGTCGATGGAGACCCAATTTCCGGTTTGGAACGATGCTTTCTGGATTCACCTGCGCTTGattatccttcttcttcttcgtccTCTTCGGTTGTGTATGCCCCGGTAATGAAGGGGAAACAGTACGGTTCGCTTGGTTCGGTTACTCTGGAAAAATCGAAGCTTGATTTGTCCCAAAAGCAGCAGACGAGGTCTAGTCCTGAG CTTGCAACTGGCGGAGGAGGTGGAAATATGGGAAAGAACCTAAATCATGGCGGCGGTGATGGaggtgatgatggtggtgatgatgatgattactTTGATGATTTCGATGATGGTGATGAGGGAGATGAGGGTGGGCTCTTTAGGAGACGAATGATGCTGCAGGAA TTGTTTGATCGTAAATTTGTTGATGCCGTGCTGAACGAGTGGCAGAAGACAATGATAGATTTACCACCTGGACTTCGGCAAGCCTATGAAATG GGATTAGTCAGCTCTGCCcaattggtgaaatttcttgCTTACAATGCTAGGCCTACCGTGGCTAGATTTATTTCTCGGTTACTTCCTGAAGGATTATCCAGGGCATTCAATGGCAG GAAGATTGCAGATCCGGCTTTTTTAAACAAGCTGCTTCTGGAGCAGGCAACTACAATTGGTTGTTCAGTGTGGTGGGAGGTCAAAAACCGTAAAGAAAg GATTAAGCAGGAATGGGATCTTGCTCTTCTTAACGTTCTAACTGCAACGGCTTGCAATGCTGCTGTGTTTTGGACGCTTGCTCCTTGTCAATCATATGGGAATACTTTCCGCTACGACTTGCAGAACACGCTACAGAAGCTGCCAAACAATATCTTTGAAAAGAGTTATCCTTTAAGAGAATTTGACTTGCAGAAGAGAGTTCATTCTTTTTTCTATAAGGCTGCAGAGTTGTGTATGCTTGGGCTCAGTGCAGGAGCTGTGCAGGGGGCTCTATCAAATCTTCTTGCCAGTAAAAAGGAGGGAAG GTTATCAGTGTCTATCCCATCTGTGAGTAGTAATGCGCTCGGTTATGGGGCCTTCCTTGGTGTATATGCAAACCTGCGTTATCAGCTGTTGAATGGATTTGACAGAGCAGTTTTCAACTACTTTGATGTTATTGGGGTGGCTGTTGCCTTCAGCACTGCCATGAG AGTTTTGAATGTTCAAGTAGGAGAGACATCAAGGCTAGCTTGGCTTGGTGTGGAGGTGGATCCACTGGCTCATTCAGATGATGTCTTGAAGGCATACAGTAGGCCTACCGAAGGAGGGCTTGAGCAGTCATCTTCAAAATGGTTCATATCCAAGAATGCCATTGTTTCTGGGCTTGGGCTTTTGGGTATTAAGCAAGGTCTGAGTGACTCAACGGCTGAGGGTGAAACACCTGTTCCTAAGGCTCGAAGAAAAAGAATAGTCAGGAAAAAAGTAGCAAGTTGA
- the LOC124886456 gene encoding probable E3 ubiquitin-protein ligase RHC1A: MSLVPRSRPRVIVNGVQRTRTYHYYWCRHCQRSIRTTSANPFEILCPHCFGQVYYELDVTRPRLVLSDVTRLQPQPYANSRLLDALALMVDPSIRQQNNNGAESHGRTRQRARVLLQFIGPDDQPIRPVSPNENAFSLPSIQEFTQNDRPGPPPAPSSAIDTLPGIVLSPNHLENDSVCPVCKDEFEVGIEVKELPCNHFYHSECIVPWLRLHNTCPVCRYQLQGFSNINEDQNGYTNEFSEQEEEENMQNPLIWGWTQLTSLWPFSMMASWRDRYF, from the coding sequence ATGTCATTGGTCCCTCGTTCTCGCCCTCGAGTTATTGTCAATGGAGTCCAGAGAACGAGGACATACCATTACTACTGGTGCAGACATTGCCAAAGATCCATTAGGACAACTTCAGCCAATCCATTTGAAATTTTATGTCCTCATTGTTTTGGCCAAGTTTACTATGAACTTGATGTTACAAGGCCTAGGCTTGTACTTTCTGATGTCACAAGGCTACAACCACAACCATACGCGAATTCTCGCCTTCTTGATGCGTTGGCACTCATGGTTGATCCATCAATCAGGCAACAAAACAACAATGGTGCTGAAAGTCATGGGAGAACTAGACAACGTGCTCGTGTCCTCCTCCAGTTTATTGGCCCTGATGATCAGCCTATTAGGCCTGTCTCTCCTAATGAGAACGCGTTTTCCTTGCCATCCATTCAAGAATTTACTCAGAACGATAGGCCAGGGCCGcctccagctccatcttcagcaaTAGATACGTTGCCAGGAATTGTGCTATCACCAAACCATTTGGAAAATGATTCTGTTTGTCCTGTTTGCAAGGATGAGTTTGAAGTTGGGATAGAAGTTAAGGAGTTACCTTGCAATCATTTTTACCACTCTGAATGCATTGTTCCATGGCTTAGACTCCATAATACTTGTCCGGTTTGTCGGTATCAGCTGCAAGGATTCTCAAACATTAATGAGGACCAAAATGGTTACACTAATGAATTTAGCGAACAGGAAGAGGAGGAGAACATGCAGAATCCTCTAATTTGGGGTTGGACTCAGCTTACCTCTCTTTGGCCTTTTAGTATGATGGCAAGTTGGAGAGACAGATACTTTTAA
- the LOC107839943 gene encoding RHOMBOID-like protein 10, chloroplastic isoform X2 yields the protein MEMAGWASLPSNPKYPHTLSIWGPTSCHVITNAAALRLGNFLHRRLHSSIVKHILFHVHGPKLKDAWHKWATLHVTGFNILQWSQDVFSAEDMSLLLFFSADDSRRKFKKFQKSYSKSSRSFFSSERKWTNIFLALNILVYIAQVATDGKLLFWGAKINSLIDKGQLWRLITSSFLHTNIVHLMVNCYSLNSVGPGVEKVSGPRRYVALYLTSAIASSAMSYWLSKAPAVGASGAIFGLVGSFAVFVLRHRGMVKGTEGDLRYIANVIVLNMLGGLVGGAALSWLLGPAWKIQSISNEGQRVFADTAPIFSLIRTKRNKS from the exons ATGGAAATGGCGGGTTGGGCATCTCTTCCATCCAATCCCAAGTATCCACACACACTATCCATATGGGGTCCCACAAGCTGCCACGTCATCACCAACGCCGCCGCTCTCCGCCTCGGCAACTTCCTCCACCGCCGTCTTCATTCGTCCATCGTCAAG CATATTCTTTTTCATGTTCATGGGCCTAAATTGAAGGATGCATGGCATAAATGGGCCACCCTTCATGTTACTGGATTCAATATCCTTCAATGGTCACAGGATGTCTTCTCTGCCGAAGACATGAGCTTATTATTGTTCTTCAGTGCTGATGATAGTAGAaggaaattcaaaaaatttcagAAGTCATACTCAAAGTCATCTAGATCATTCTTTTCCAGTGAAAGGAAATGGACCAACATATTCCTTGCACTTAACATATT GGTATATATTGCACAAGTTGCAACTGACGGCAAGCTTTTATTTTGGGGAGCTAAG ATTAACAGTCTTATTGATAAAGGGCAACTATGGAGGCTGATTACTTCGTCATTCTTGCATACAAACATAGTGCATCTCATG GTCAATTGCTATTCCTTGAATTCTGTTGGGCCTGGTGTTGAAAAAGTTAGTggccctagaagatatgttgctcTGTACTTGACGTCTGCAATAGCAA GTTCAGCTATGAGTTACTGGCTTAGTAAGGCACCTGCAGTTGGTGCCTCGGGAGCAATTTTTGGATTA GTTGGATCTTTTGCTGTGTTTGTTTTGAGGCATAGAGGGATGGTCAAAGGCACTGAGGGAGATCTTCGATACATAGCTAATGTGATTGTTCTAAATATG CTTGGAGGTTTAGTAGGAGGAGCTGCTTTATCATGGCTTCTTGGCCCAGCATGGAAGATTCAATCCATCTCCAATGAAGGACAACGAGTTTTTGCTGACACGGCACCAATTTTCTCTCTCATTCGAACTAAAAGGAACAAGTCATAA
- the LOC107839943 gene encoding RHOMBOID-like protein 10, chloroplastic isoform X1 produces MEMAGWASLPSNPKYPHTLSIWGPTSCHVITNAAALRLGNFLHRRLHSSIVKHILFHVHGPKLKDAWHKWATLHVTGFNILQWSQDVFSAEDMSLLLFFSADDSRRKFKKFQKSYSKSSRSFFSSERKWTNIFLALNILVYIAQVATDGKLLFWGAKINSLIDKGQLWRLITSSFLHTNIVHLMVNCYSLNSVGPGVEKVSGPRRYVALYLTSAIASSAMSYWLSKAPAVGASGAIFGLVGSFAVFVLRHRGMVKGTEGDLRYIANVIVLNMAIGLLTKGIDNWGHLGGLVGGAALSWLLGPAWKIQSISNEGQRVFADTAPIFSLIRTKRNKS; encoded by the exons ATGGAAATGGCGGGTTGGGCATCTCTTCCATCCAATCCCAAGTATCCACACACACTATCCATATGGGGTCCCACAAGCTGCCACGTCATCACCAACGCCGCCGCTCTCCGCCTCGGCAACTTCCTCCACCGCCGTCTTCATTCGTCCATCGTCAAG CATATTCTTTTTCATGTTCATGGGCCTAAATTGAAGGATGCATGGCATAAATGGGCCACCCTTCATGTTACTGGATTCAATATCCTTCAATGGTCACAGGATGTCTTCTCTGCCGAAGACATGAGCTTATTATTGTTCTTCAGTGCTGATGATAGTAGAaggaaattcaaaaaatttcagAAGTCATACTCAAAGTCATCTAGATCATTCTTTTCCAGTGAAAGGAAATGGACCAACATATTCCTTGCACTTAACATATT GGTATATATTGCACAAGTTGCAACTGACGGCAAGCTTTTATTTTGGGGAGCTAAG ATTAACAGTCTTATTGATAAAGGGCAACTATGGAGGCTGATTACTTCGTCATTCTTGCATACAAACATAGTGCATCTCATG GTCAATTGCTATTCCTTGAATTCTGTTGGGCCTGGTGTTGAAAAAGTTAGTggccctagaagatatgttgctcTGTACTTGACGTCTGCAATAGCAA GTTCAGCTATGAGTTACTGGCTTAGTAAGGCACCTGCAGTTGGTGCCTCGGGAGCAATTTTTGGATTA GTTGGATCTTTTGCTGTGTTTGTTTTGAGGCATAGAGGGATGGTCAAAGGCACTGAGGGAGATCTTCGATACATAGCTAATGTGATTGTTCTAAATATG GCTATTGGACTTTTGACCAAAGGGATCGACAACTGGGGACAT CTTGGAGGTTTAGTAGGAGGAGCTGCTTTATCATGGCTTCTTGGCCCAGCATGGAAGATTCAATCCATCTCCAATGAAGGACAACGAGTTTTTGCTGACACGGCACCAATTTTCTCTCTCATTCGAACTAAAAGGAACAAGTCATAA
- the LOC107839942 gene encoding uncharacterized protein LOC107839942 isoform X1, translating to MGKLQGQRLPVQQQQNNDGVASRTFCERCSFAFSRIGLQFSFKCSAVLLLSVAVFLSSLFWILPRTDKLSGFDAKEGIKQAATTQAYFRLEKPVSDIVPHITRLEYDISEEIAIPYMKVSVLSVQEAGVANQTNVIFGFLPDPVDSSSTPVSLSLLKSALLELYLRDTNLTLTYSIFGQPSSFEVLKCPGGITMMPDHIPFWGLSDILFNFTLHSSIDEIRENFTALKEQLIVGLRLSHNEDVFLQISNEVGSTKDPPVIVEASVYSDHGSLQPQRLKQLAQIIMGSVPTSNLGLDNSVFGKVKQVNLSSFLNRTVHAVPPTLPPAPTPAPAPASNDPLWPSPSPSPAVSSSPSPACGKEPSSSPSPIADPPSPVTNSGPPLSSSGIAASPSSHAPAYPPKLSPRLKLSPGPSPQMSSSMTSSSSSFAPGFSFKELCLFWLLGLAVLHILGWTW from the exons ATGGGCAAATTGCAAGGACAAAGACTGCCTGTACAACAGCAGCAGAACAACGATGGGGTTGCTTCTAGAACCTTCTGTGAGAGATGTTCCTTCGCTTTTTCAAGAATCGGTTTACAGTTCAGTTTCAAGTGTTCTGCTGTTTTGTTACTGAGTGTTGCCGTTTTTCTATCTTCGCTCTTCTGGATTCTTCCGCGTACTGATAAGTTATCTGGGTTTGATGCTAAAGAGGGGATCAAGCAGGCGG CCACTACTCAAGCATACTTCAGATTGGAGAAGCCAGTTTCAGATATTGTTCCCCACATTACAAGACTGGAGTATGATATTTCGGAAGAGATTGCTATCCCTTACATGAAG GTTTCGGTCCTATCTGTACAGGAAGCAGGCGTGGCTAACCAGACTAACGTAATATTCGGTTTTCTTCCGGATCCAGTTGATTCTTCTAGTACTCCAGTGTCCTTAAGTCTGCTGAAGTCTGCTTTATTGGAACTGTATCTTCGAGATACCAATCTGACATTAACTTACTCAATATTTGGACAACCATCTTCGTTTGAGGTTTTGAAGTGTCCTGGTGGAATCACTATGATGCCTGACCACATACCCTTTTGGGGCCTATCTGATATCCTTTTCAATTTTACTCTCCACAGTTCTATTGATGAAATAAGGGAAAATTTTACTGCGTTGAAGGAACAACTGATAGTTGGCTTGCGTCTCAGTCATAACGAG GATGTTTTTTTACAGATATCAAATGAAGTTGGCTCTACTAAAGATCCTCCAGTTATAGTTGAAGCTTCAGTATATTCAGACCATGGGAGTCTACAACCTCAGAGGTTAAAACAATTGGCACAAATAATTATGGGATCTGTTCCTACATCTAATCTTGGCCTAGATAACTCTGTTTTTGGTAAAGTGAAGCAAGTAAATTTATCTTCCTTTCTAAACCGTACTGTTCACGCTGTCCCGCCAACTCTTCCTCCTGCTCCTACTCCAGCCCCTGCTCCTGCTTCAAATGATCCTTTGTGGCCTTCACCTTCCCCATCACCGGCTGTTTCTTCATCTCCATCTCCAGCTTGTGGAAAAGAGCCCAGCAGTTCTCCATCTCCCATAGCTGATCCACCTTCTCCTGTGACAAACTCTGGTCCACCTTTAAGTAGTTCTGGAATTGCAGCAAGCCCATCATCACATGCTCCGGCTTATCCTCCAAAATTAAGTCCAAGGTTGAAGCTGTCTCCTGGTCCTTCTCCACAAATGTCTTCGTCAATGACATCTTCATCATCCT CTTTTGCACCTGGCTTTTCTTTTAAGGAGCTCTGCTTGTTCTGGTTATTGGGATTGGCAGTACTTCATATCCTTGGTTGGACTTGGTGA
- the LOC107839942 gene encoding uncharacterized protein LOC107839942 isoform X2: MLKRGSSRRKIQVDIFFFSGALLMINLVTARTCCSTTQAYFRLEKPVSDIVPHITRLEYDISEEIAIPYMKVSVLSVQEAGVANQTNVIFGFLPDPVDSSSTPVSLSLLKSALLELYLRDTNLTLTYSIFGQPSSFEVLKCPGGITMMPDHIPFWGLSDILFNFTLHSSIDEIRENFTALKEQLIVGLRLSHNEDVFLQISNEVGSTKDPPVIVEASVYSDHGSLQPQRLKQLAQIIMGSVPTSNLGLDNSVFGKVKQVNLSSFLNRTVHAVPPTLPPAPTPAPAPASNDPLWPSPSPSPAVSSSPSPACGKEPSSSPSPIADPPSPVTNSGPPLSSSGIAASPSSHAPAYPPKLSPRLKLSPGPSPQMSSSMTSSSSSFAPGFSFKELCLFWLLGLAVLHILGWTW, translated from the exons ATGCTAAAGAGGGGATCAAGCAGGCGG AAAATAcaagttgatatattttttttctctggGGCGCTTCTCATGATCAATTTGGTTACAGCCAGGACGTGCTGTT CCACTACTCAAGCATACTTCAGATTGGAGAAGCCAGTTTCAGATATTGTTCCCCACATTACAAGACTGGAGTATGATATTTCGGAAGAGATTGCTATCCCTTACATGAAG GTTTCGGTCCTATCTGTACAGGAAGCAGGCGTGGCTAACCAGACTAACGTAATATTCGGTTTTCTTCCGGATCCAGTTGATTCTTCTAGTACTCCAGTGTCCTTAAGTCTGCTGAAGTCTGCTTTATTGGAACTGTATCTTCGAGATACCAATCTGACATTAACTTACTCAATATTTGGACAACCATCTTCGTTTGAGGTTTTGAAGTGTCCTGGTGGAATCACTATGATGCCTGACCACATACCCTTTTGGGGCCTATCTGATATCCTTTTCAATTTTACTCTCCACAGTTCTATTGATGAAATAAGGGAAAATTTTACTGCGTTGAAGGAACAACTGATAGTTGGCTTGCGTCTCAGTCATAACGAG GATGTTTTTTTACAGATATCAAATGAAGTTGGCTCTACTAAAGATCCTCCAGTTATAGTTGAAGCTTCAGTATATTCAGACCATGGGAGTCTACAACCTCAGAGGTTAAAACAATTGGCACAAATAATTATGGGATCTGTTCCTACATCTAATCTTGGCCTAGATAACTCTGTTTTTGGTAAAGTGAAGCAAGTAAATTTATCTTCCTTTCTAAACCGTACTGTTCACGCTGTCCCGCCAACTCTTCCTCCTGCTCCTACTCCAGCCCCTGCTCCTGCTTCAAATGATCCTTTGTGGCCTTCACCTTCCCCATCACCGGCTGTTTCTTCATCTCCATCTCCAGCTTGTGGAAAAGAGCCCAGCAGTTCTCCATCTCCCATAGCTGATCCACCTTCTCCTGTGACAAACTCTGGTCCACCTTTAAGTAGTTCTGGAATTGCAGCAAGCCCATCATCACATGCTCCGGCTTATCCTCCAAAATTAAGTCCAAGGTTGAAGCTGTCTCCTGGTCCTTCTCCACAAATGTCTTCGTCAATGACATCTTCATCATCCT CTTTTGCACCTGGCTTTTCTTTTAAGGAGCTCTGCTTGTTCTGGTTATTGGGATTGGCAGTACTTCATATCCTTGGTTGGACTTGGTGA